One genomic window of Paramormyrops kingsleyae isolate MSU_618 chromosome 20, PKINGS_0.4, whole genome shotgun sequence includes the following:
- the lgsn gene encoding lengsin, translated as MNEAGDSSLKTSPIQPGGHPHHPRPSTDSPEISHRCEALFTVQPSVRRPVDENVTGEDSGTSQAIAHIKQVMTKDAISLVRFEASDLHGISRSKMVPAHHFHEKALHGVAVPRSCLELTLSPQDNEVDHMTAAGFSSDVLLVPDLLTFRSLPWAAQTARVICDSCSITGLPLKTAPRHVASQVLAQLHSLGFSLRASFSYECCIFSVPEKISSKTLLFPGATLLSNDLPFFHLLVNSMYLMDVDVDSFATASGPGQIEFSLRPESGIRAADSAFTFRTGMKETARKQGYLASFLTNSSFYNCGVFSHSVWDAARKRNLFHSAGGQLSEIASKWLAGLLHHCAALSCLSAPSATCRRWLAKAAKEPRQAAYATYGCNDNSCSFSVKLHGDKGTRIDSMLGSAMGNPYIVLAATVAAGMDGIRQNLSIPSGNLIQQKKFLIPCKLEDALDALDEDCVIRGALGDAFVQYFIDMKRLEMETEEMDTERDKFLEYFI; from the exons ATGAACGAAGCAGGGGATTCCAGTCTGAAG ACGTCCCCGATCCAGCCGGGTGGTCACCCACACCACCCCCGTCCCAGTACAGACTCTCCTGAGATTTCACACAGGTGTGAGGCGCTGTTCACTGTACAGCCCAGTGTGAGGCGTCCAGTGGATGAAAATGTCACAGGAGAGGATAGTGGCACCTCACAAG CCATTGCACACATAAAGCAGGTGATGACCAAGGACGCCATCAGCCTGGTCCGCTTTGAGGCCTCAGATCTACATGGTATCTCCCGCTCCAAGATGGTCCCGGCCCACCACTTCCAT GAGAAAGCCCTGCATGGAGTGGCTGTCCCAAGGAGCTGTCTGGAACTGACCTTGAGTCCTCAGGACAATGAAGTGGATCACATGACTGCAGCTGGCTTCAGCAGCGACGTGCTCCTTGTCCCCGACCTCCTGACGTTCAGGAGTCTGCCCTGGGCCGCTCAGACGGCTCGGGTGATTTGCGATTCCTGCTCCATCACCGGGCTCCCTCTGAAAACCGCACCCCGCCATGTGGCCAGTCAGGTCCTGGCCCAACTCCACAGCTTGGGTTTCTCTCTGCGGGCGTCTTTCTCCTACGAGTGCTGCATCTTCAGCGTGCCTGAGAAGATCAGCTCCAAGACGCTCCTCTTTCCAGGCGCGACCCTGTTGAGCAATGACCTGCCCTTTTTCCACCTGCTGGTCAACAGCATGTACCTCATGGACGTCGACGTCGACAGCTTCGCCACAGCCAGCGGGCCGGGCCAAATCGAATTTTCACTCCGTCCCGAGTCTGGGATCCGTGCCGCTGATAGCGCCTTCACGTTTCGCACCGGCATGAAGGAAACCGCACGCAAGCAAGGCTACCTTGCGAGCTTCCTCACCAACAGTAGTTTCTACAACTGCGGAGTTTTCTCTCACAGCGTCTGGGATGCGGCTAGGAAGAGGAACCTTTTCCATTCTGCTGGTGGGCAGCTGTCAGAGATCGCAAGTAAGTGGCTGGCTGGGCTGCTCCACCACTGTGCCGCCTTAAGCTGTCTCTCAGCACCTAGCGCCACCTGCCGGCGATGGCTCGCTAAGGCAGCCAAGGAGCCCCGACAGGCTGCCTACGCTACCTATGGGTGCAACGACAACAGCTGCAGCTTCAGCGTGAAACTCCACGGCGACAAAGGGACGCGAATAGACAGCATGCTGGGCTCGGCCATGGGGAATCCCTACATCGTGCTTGCGGCCACGGTGGCGGCCGGGATGGACGGCATCCGGCAAAACCTCAGCATTCCCAGTGGAAACCTGATTCAGCAAAAGAAATTCCTCATTCCCTGTAAACTGGAAGATGCCCTGGATGCTTTGGATGAAGATTGTGTTATCAGGGGGGCCTTAGGAGATGCATTTGTGCAATACTTTATTGACATGAAAAGACTGGAGATGGAAACAGAAGAAATGGATACAGAGAGGGATAAATTCCTGGAATACTTTATTTAG